The nucleotide sequence CGCTGTTGGTTCTGATCGTGCTGGAACTGGTGATCGCTGGTTCTTTGGGGCTTTCGCCGTTCCTGGTTCACGCCATTGCCATTGGCTACAGCCTGATGATGTACGAAGAGTTTTTCATCGGGGATCTGCTGCGCCCGCATCTGACGACGTATGCGGTGTCTCACACTTTTGTGAGTGCTTTGCTGGGATTGTCTGCGGGTATTGCCATGACCGGCATGGAACTGACCGAGCTGAAGACCGAACACGGTTTGTTCTTTTTGATGAACTGGTTCTTTTTCAATCTGTTTGAATTTGCCCGAAAGACCTTCGCCCCGGAAGAAGAGCGCGACCATGTTCCCAGCTATTCCAATATTTTTGGATGCACCGGAGCCTGGGCCCTTTCAATCAGTCAGGCGGTTTTGGGTGTGGCTTTGATTTATTTCCTGCATCCGAACCTGTGGCCACCGATTGCTTTGACGGTGTATGTGGCCGTGAGCCTTGCCTATCTTTTGCGTAAATCACGCAAGACGGCAGCCTTCTTTAGAAATATCAGCGGCGTTTATCTGCTTGTTCACTACATCATCCTTATATGTATCTTGGGAGTTTAACCATGCTTGTCACCCCCAAATCGACCCTGTTTTTTGCAAAGAACGAAGCCGGTGGTAAAGGCTTTAATCTTTATCTGATGTCCCAGGCCGGTTTACCGGTTCCTGAATGGGTGGTTTTCGGCAAACGCTACTTCCATGAGTTCCTGCAGTCCGCTGACGTGAAAGCCCGTCTGGAAGGTATTTTGGACCGCCTGCTTCGTCAGGAGCTAACCCCCGCTCTGGCGGAAAAAGAAGTTTTAAATCTGTTTGAATCGACTCCCCTGCCGGCGACGGTGGAATCCTCTTTGGAAGAAGCCCTGCAGTCCCTGGGGTCCGACAAGGTCTTTTCCGTGCGTTCTTCCGCCGCGGACGAAGACAGTCTGTCGCATTCTTTTGCCGGACAGCTTTCAAGCTATCTGTATGTTTCTGGCAAATCCGACATTCTGAAATACATTCGTCAGTGCTGGGCTTCGGCGTTTTCTGAACGCGGTCTGGTGTACCGTCTGGAAAACAAAATTGATCTTAAAAAAATCTCGGTGTCGGTGGTTCTTCAGCGCATGATTGACCCGGATAAGTCCGGTGTTTTGTTCACCTGTGACCCGGTGGCGAAAAAAACCGACACCTTCGTTGTTTCCTCGGTGTATGGCGTGGGCGAAGGACTTGTTTCCGGGGCTTTGGATGCAGATTCATTCTGGCTTGATGCCAAAAGCGGAAAAATGCTGCGCGAAGAACTGGTCGAGAAAAAAGAGATGATGAAAAAGTCCGCTTCCGGTCATTGCGAAATGAAACCGGTCAGCGCGGATAAAGTGAACACCGCCTCTTTAAGCTCTGAGGAAATGAATGGCCTGTACCGCCTGGGGCAGAAAATTCAGGAACAATACCACCGCCCTCAGGATATCGAATGGGCCGTGGAAGGTGGCAAAATCTATATTCTGCAAACCCGTCCGGTCACAAGCCTTGATCAGGATCTGATTGGTTATCCGAATCTGTGGGACAACTCGAACATCATCGAGTCCTATGGTGGATTGACGTCGCCATTGAGTTTTAGCTTTGCTCTAAGAAACTACAAGGCCGTCTATGTGCAGTTCTGTGAAGTCCTGGGGGTTCCCAACGACATCATCAAGGACATGGACTCGTACTTAAGCTATATGCTGGGTTCCCTGGACGGCCGCGTGTATTATAACCTGTTTAACTGGTACAAGCTGGTCGGCGTCTTGCCGGGCTTTAAACAAAACCGCGAGTTCATGGAAACGATGATGGGTGTTTCTGAGGCACTCAGCGATGAAATCGCCAATCGTATCAAGCCCCATCCTTCCTGGGACACTCCGGTGGGCCGCCTGCGCAAGGCGATCACGGGCTTTAACTTTATCAAATACCACTTCACTATTCAGACAGTCGTTGATGACTTCCTGACGACCTTCCACAAGGACTATGACCGCTTCCGCGCCATGCCGCTGAAACGCATGCGTGGGGATCAGTTGATCCGCGTGTACATGGATGTGGAAAGAAACATGCTGGGTCGCTGGAAAGCGCCGATCATCAATGACTTCCTGTGCATGGTGCACTTTGGTCTTTTGCGCAAGCTGACGACCACGTGGCTGAAGGAGCTTGATTCCACTATCCAGAATGACCTTCTGGCTGGTGAAGGCGGTCTGGAAAGTGCCGAGCCCACCAAGGCTCTGCTGCGACTGGCAGCCAAAGCCAACCAAAATGAAGGTCTGCGCAAGCTGATTGAAGAAACCGATCCGAAAGAGGGTCTTGAGGCCCTGAACCAGTCCCCTTACACCGAGTTCTACAAGCTGGTGCTGGACTATCTGGACCGCTTCGGTTTCCGCTGCATGAGCGAAATGAAACTGGAAGAGATCGATCTTCTGACCGACCCAAGCTATCTGTTTGTGTGTCTGAAGAACTATCTGAAAGCCGGTCAGGTGGAAGCCCATGACGACACCCACGAAAAGAATCTGCGCCAGCAGGCCGAAGCCAAAGTGGCGGGGCATCTGACAGGCATTAAGCAGAAAGTCTATTTCTGGGTTCTGAAGCACGCGCGCAAAGCGGTGAAAAACCGCGAGAACACGCGCTTTGCGCGCACCCGCATTTACGGGATTGCACGCACGATCTTCCAGACTATTGGTGAAGACCTGGCATCGCTGGGCGCTTTGGAGAATCCGCGCGATATCTTCTGGCTGACCATCGAAGAGGTCTTTGGTATTTACAACGGCACGCTGCCGTCATTTGATCTGAAGGCCTTCGTTGAGCTTCGCAAGAAGGACTATGCCCGCTTCACCGAAGAAACCGACCCGCGTGTTATGACCCGTGGTGCAGTTTACTGGAACAACACATTTATCAAAGAAGAAGACCTGTCTCAGGTCAGCAGTGAATCCGGCGACTGGGATCTGAAAGGTCTGCCGTGCTGCCCGGGTGTGCTTGAAGGCGTGGTGAAAGTCATCATCAATCCAAGCGACAACCTGGATCTGAACGGCGAGATTCTGGTCACCGCGCGCACCGATCCAGGATGGGTGCCGCTGTATCCGGCGATTTCAGGTCTGTTGGTGGAACGTGGCAGTCTGCTTTCGCATTCCGCCATCGTCGCCCGAGAAATGGGAATCCCGGCGATCGTCAGTATTCCGGGACTGACCAAGAAACTGAAAACCGGAATGCGCGTGCGCATCGACGCCAAAGCCGGAACCATCAAAATTCTGTCAGAGTAGCGGCGCTGCTTCAGCTTGCGCACCTGTCGGTGCTCCAGTACTGCCGGCGAGGCCGAAAAAAAAAGGCTGCGAGGAAACTCGCAGCCTTCTGCTTTTTGGGGAAAGCAATTTTAGGGACTAAAGATTCAAGGTGCCCAGCTCAAACTGCTCAAGCCCCTTAAAGATCATTTTCAGCTGATCAGAGAACACTGTGGATTTGCGGGAATCCAGATCCACCGTCGTGCAGGGAACCGCGCCAACAAGTTTCTTCAGAACTTTACATTTCACCGTGGTGGAGCAACTGGTGTTGTTGCAGGCCACAGGTGTTCCGTTGAAGAAGCTCAAAGTCGGATTGCTCATAAAGGCCTGAGTGTCGATGGCCTCAGAACAAGCTCTGCGGCGAACGCCGGATTTGTCAGAAGGACACATCCAGTCTTTAACCGCGTCAATAAGATCTGCACGGGAAGACTGCAAAGTCAGAGGTTTCACAGTAGGCGTCAGCAATGTGAAGTGAATCGTCGCCTGAGGAATCAAAGCATCCACCGGAGAGAACACTTTATAGAAACCCAAACCACGGCTGAATGTACCGAAGGAATCAACATAAGGAGAATTCACTGGTTTCAAACGCAGGCACTTTTTAGTGGTGCATTCCAAAGTCTGTTGGGTGATGCGGGACGTGGTCCCGATACGAGTCAGGTTTTCAGGATAGTAGCCAACATCGTGATAGTACCAGTTGCCGTCCGTCATCATCTCCTGGAAATCAGACGACGCGAAAGAACCAAACACCGGACGACGCCACATTTTTGCAGCCGCCGGAGCCAAAAGCCAACCCGAGTTGCAGGAATGGAATACCACAAAGGCATTCGGAGCCAATACGCTGCCAAGTTGTGCGAACTCTGGATCTTCGTGATCCAAGCGGTCCCGTTTATCCTGAAGACGGAATCCGTTGTAAGTATTTGCGTGTCCATAGAACTGCAATGAAGAAATCGGGGCATTCAAATACTGAAGCGCCAGAACCAGACGTTCTTTCCCCAGATCATCTTCGTCAGCTTTACGAAATCCGAAACCTGCCTTGGCCAGCATCGCGCTTTCAGCAGAAAGGGATTCATTCACCGCGCTGATAATAACGCGCTGTCTTTGCGGGAAGCGGTCACGGGACACTTTCGCACCGATGATCGCGGACTGCAGAAACTGTGTGCCCTGATCATTGCCAAAGCCTGCCACAAATACGTCTGTTGGAACACCCGCACGAAGCTTTGCTGGTTCAGAAGCAATCAGATAAGCCGCACTTTTTTGCGCCCAGGAACCCGCCACAAAAGCCAGAGCCCCGACAAGAAGCTTGAATTTCATTTAGACCTCACAAGTTAAAACTGAAGGCCACGTTCTACCACAAACACGAGGTGATCTAAACATTCTGTGATAATTCACAAAGGCACGTGAAAAGAGTTCAGTAAAACGTCACCTTGTCAAAAACTTAGACAGCGATGTCAGTCCAAGTACCCGCATTTTCCCTGTGAAATGGGCACGCCTCTCGCACCTGTCCCCGTGTGATTTAAAAATGGAGATTATATGAAAATTCTGAAATCGATCGTTCTGGTGGCTTTGAGTCTTTCCGCGGTAAATGCTTCTGCTTATGGTTTGGAGTGCACGACTCAGTCTCATATCATGGACTTTTTAACTCTGGATCGTGACGGCGGCGAAGAAACCATCACCGTGAACTATCTAAGCGAACGCAAAGAACGCTTCCTGGTGATCAAACACACCCACGAACACATCGTGGCCGTGAAAGGCCAAGTCAGCGAATCCAACCCAAATAAAGTGGAACTGCTGTTGGACGCCTCCGGCAACGGCCAAATGGCCCTTTACGGACAAACAGCCGACGTCAGCTGCACCGAAAAATAAGCCAAAATGCAACCGGGAACCAAGGCGGTTCAAAACGGTTGCTATGCAAGGCGGAGGTAAGCCCTCGCAGCGCAGGCGTGCTCTAAGCACGTCGGAGCGAGAAGGCTTGCCGACAACGCAGTCAGAGCGGCCGTTTTCAACCGCCGACCTTTCTGAAGATATGGAATTGGTAGACTCCAGTTCCGTCTTTATGCTGAGCCCAGACATTCTTGTCGCCCAGCTCTTCCCACCCCTTCAGATCAATCGCCGTTGGCGCCCGCATGAAGGATCGGATCACCATCTGAGTTCCGGCTTTGCTGTCCGTATTCAGCCTTTGCAGAATCTGATTGGCATCACGCTGTTCAAGATAAGAAATCGTGTCTGATAAAGAGATAAAGTCATATGCATGCTTTGGCAGTTCTTCCAGCAGATTGCCGTGCAGGTAGCGCACTTCGGTTTTGGACTTTTTCACCGCCGCGACAACGTGTTCGTGCGCTTCCAAAGGAAGGCCTTCTTCATAAGCAATGCGGCCCAGGAAAAGGATCTGCATGAAATAGTTCTTACGCACCAGTTGCGTGCGGAAGATCCGGTCAAATTCTTCCATGATAAACTGCCACGGGGCCCGCTGCTCGGTTTTGTGATCGGCGCGACCACTGAAGTGGCCTTTGTACAGGTACTTGTTGAACACAAACTCGCTGGCCGCCACACGAATAAAGCTGTTCCAGCGGATTTTCGGCCAGTGCTTTTCATAAAGCTCGATCTGCTCGGACAAAGTTTGTGCGGCAAAGACCTTGCTGAAATCACACTGCAAGACATCACGGAATAAATAACCCAGTTTCTGGAAATGGGATTCCCAGCGGCCCAGTAATATGAACCCGCGTGGCTTCCAGCCTTCCATACGGTCTTGCCAGTAACTGGTGGCTGCGGCTGACAAAGTCAGACGCTTGAAAAGATCTTCACGGCTGTCGCCTTCATCATGGCCGCCTTGCAAAGCGCCGCGATAGCCCATCAGGAACAGGTATTCTTCATAGGTCAAAGTCTTCATCGCCTGCAGGCGCAGCTCGCACAGGTAAAGCTGACTGACCGACATGTCGATGACATCCAGATATTTAGGATTCTTGGCAATCAGTGGCAGGCAGCGAGCGCCGGAGCCCGCAATGCTGAACACACGGTTTGCACCCTCGGGCAGTAAATCAAATTCAATGCGCGTGTCTTCATTGGACAGGGTGTAGTTTAAATCAGAGAAGTATTCTTTTGCCATTGCTGACTCCCGTTAAAAAGGCAAACTGCCGGTAAATTCCAAACGCAAACCGACGACATAACCGCCGGTGATTTCTTCATACATATCGTAAAGCCCGCCGTCTTTCCCCTGATAGCTCTGGGCAAAGATGGTGGAGGTAAAATAGTCCGTCCAGTTATAACCATAACTGGCGTTCATAAAAAGATCCTTGGTGGTGTCATTCTGATAAAGCTGGAAGAACACGTCATGACGGTTCGGATTCCACTGAGCACTGACGTAATAAGACACTTGAGTTTGCGTCCCCATCAGCGTGTTGACCTCATAAGCCGTCACCTGAGGCAGCACCACCCAGTTCCCCAGGAACAAATCCATACCCACGGTCCCAAAGCTGCGGTCACTTTTGATCGTATCCGGTAAAGTGGTGTCATCCACATAGCCGTACTCAAATTTGGGAACCGCCGTTTCAAAAGCATAGTTGGCGGTAAAACCATAGTGATTACGGTTCAAAATCTGCGCCGACACCAGCGACAGACCAAAACCTTTGACGTCCATTTTCAGACGCCCACCAAAGCTGGTGTTCTTTTCTTCAACTGGTTCGGGCGCGGGAACCGGATATGTGGATTCGGCAACGTCGCCGATCCCCACCAGATCCAAAGACCACGTTTCTCGGGCATAAGAAAAAGACGCCCCGGTCGGATGAGTCAGCTGATCCTGGAACGGATCAAAGAACAATCTTGCCCAGCGGCGGCCGGACCATACGTCCAAAGAAGGCAGAGACCACATTTCGCTCCAGCGGATGGCCTGACGACCCACACGCACATAGAATGAATCCAGTTTGAATTCCAGATAGGCTTCCTGCAAATAACCTTTTGAAGGAGACCGGCGGATATAGGCCTGATCTTCATTGCCTTCAAAGTCGCCAAAGCCTTCAATGAAGATTCCGAATGGCCCCAAGTTGCTGTTCAGTTTGCCTTTCAAAATAAGACGGTTCGCAAGTTCGTCCTCCTGACCACGGATATACTCATAGCGAGGCGCAAACACCAAGTCTGCCCTCGCCCAAGGAGTCATCATCAGAAGTGTCAGAAGAACCAGAAGTCTCACTTATTTCATGCTCTCCATATTGCGGACCGTAAAGAAGGAATCACTGAAGTCCTTCTTATCCATGGAAAGAATGCGGATGTAGCTGATTTGCTTATTAGTGTCTTCGATTTTCAAAGTCGTTGGGCGAACTGCGCCCGAGATGCTTTTATAGTCTTCGAACGCTGCGCGCTTCAGAACCGTCTTGCCGTTCAGACCCAGATATTCCGCACGCAACGGAGCAAACGAGCCTTTTTTAAGCCACAGACGAACCCACGCATAAGTCAGGTTGTCTTTGTTGCCTTTCAATAGCAGCTGAACCTCGTTGGCGTTTTCACTTTCTTTGGTCACATCATAGTCGCCGTACCAGCGAGTGCGGGAAATATCCCCGTTCGCCACTTGACCTGAAAGCTTTTGCGCCAATGACAGACGCATGGAACGCTTCAGGTTTGGAACATAGGCATTAAAATCACGATCCAGCATCAGCATGTTGCGACCCTTGTCGCGGGCAGGTTCTTTGGTGACGATCAGGGTTTTGTCCTGACCTTTCAAATAAACCTGAAAAACCGAGGTGTTTTCAGACGTCTCGACCTTGATTTTCATTTCATAGGATTCAGCAGGGTTGCGGATATTGTCCGCTTTTTTCACCCATTCGGCCGGGTTTTCCGCCAGGGCATGCAAAGAGAATAACAAGCTGCTGATCGCCAAAAGTGTCTTCATGACATCTCCTTATTTTTTTCTTTTAGACAAAGCCAGTTCACGGGTCAGTTCGATTTCCTTGTCAGTGATGATTCCGGTGTGACCCTGAATCGCTGCAAGTTTAACCCCGTGGCGTTTCGCCATCTGATAGATCTGTTTTACTTTGTGCCACTCGATATCGCGGCCCATGGTGAAGGGCTCATACTGACCTTCCAAAGTCAGCAGGGCTGTTTCCGCCAGACACGCATACACCGTGTTCCCCGGAAGACCCATATCAAAATCTATTTCCACCGGCCCCGGCAAGACCACTTCACCAGATTCAATAATCAAAACATCCGGACGCTGTTTGGCATCCTCGATATCAAAATCCAGAGGACGAGAACAGTCACACACCACCGCGCCAGGCTTCAAGCGCATGACGTCGACAATCTTGTGATCAAATGCCGAAGTCGCCGTCACCAGCACATCCGCATCCGCCGCCAGGTCATTGGCATCGGTGGTTATGATGACTTCACAGTTTGGTGACATCTGCTGGATTTCCTGGCGCAGTTCTTCCAAGCGGTTCAGTCGTGGAGCCACCAGGCACAGACGTTTAAAGATCATTGATAACAGCTTCGCTGAAACTTTACCGATTGATCCCGTCGCCCCGATAACCATGGCCATACCATCGACATAGCCCGTGTTCGGATCCTGCTTCAACAGGCGCATCTTCTGCACCACATCGGCCAGGGCCCACAAGGTGGCCGAGGCACTGAGACTGTTCCCGGTAGTGACCGGAATCGGGCTGTTTTGATTGATTGTAATCCCCTGATCGCCCACGATTTTCGTGTAAGCTCCAAGGCCGATCATCTTCGCCCCGCGATTGGCGGCATCGTAACAGATACTTTCAATCTTGCGATAAATCACTTCAGGGTCAGAATTCTTCAGCACCTTCGGAGTCGCGGGCAAGGCATAGATGATGCCGTTGATTTCCTTGCCATTATTTTCACTGATGATGTGCTTGATATGACCGTACACGAACGGCGGCGCTTTCGCGGCCATCCGGTCAAATGGATCATTCCAGGTTTTTGGCATATGCTTCAGCACACCCAAGCCCGGTACATGCATAAAGTCATTGTGAGAAAGCGCATGAATCACAAAGGCAAAATCCGGCTCCGGCTGGCTGAACACTTTGTTGCGAACCGCATTGAACCCTTGAGAGATCTTTGTCTGCGTGGATGAATTTCGGGTCATCACGTATTTACGCGCCACCTGCCGGATCTCGACGTCCTCGGTGATCAGCTGTTCCCATTCTTCGATGGACAAAGCAGCCGTGCGTTTATGCGACAAGCGCAGCATCGCATCCAGAACAGAATAGTTCATATACGGATGCACGCGGTAGTTTTCCGGGAACAGATTGATGATACTGCGCGGAGAATACTTTTTGGCTTCTTCTTCCATTGCCGGGTGTGAAGACCAGATCACCAGATCCTTGCCGCGCACAAAATCCGTCGCCTGATCGAACAAAAGCAGCATCGGCAGATCACAGAACACGTACTGCACGTTTTCAACCTGAGCTGCCAAAGAAGACCGGCTGATCTTCTGCATCTTGGTTTGCGCCAATGGAGTATTACGTTTCATGTCCTTGATGTTAGCCACATTCAAAGCCAGCTTTGAAAGAGTCATCAAACCCGGGAAGGGCTGAATCATCCACGGCAGACCCAAAAGCGAATACGCATCGCCGATATACACCGACTTGCGGTAACGGTGACGGATGTATTCTTCAAGCTCGGTGCAAAGAACAGCTGTTGGGAAGAACGTGCCCCGTTCCGGCTGGATGATGCCGGATTCAATATGTTTTACCAAAGAGTTGATATTGGCAATTTCACGCAACCCCGTCCCGTCACACAACGGCACCGGCGAAGGAGTCGCCATGATTTCCAAGTACTGGCGGTGCACGTAGCTTTTCTGATCCAGCTTGATCACCGGCGGCAAACTGGTCAATGCAAACGCATCCACCTGATTGCGCAGAGTTTCGATCAGTCTGACAACCGCATCGACCGAGAAATTGGCACTGAAGCGCTGGACTTCATAGTGATCCCCGGCAAAGTCAAATTCATAGGCGGCATCCCAGTGCGGGCGTCCGAAACTGATCTCAGCGATTCGATACGTACGCTTCATATCCGCTCCAGAATTTTTGTTCGTATTGGAAGAATTCAGGACACCATGTTTCGCCCAGGACTTCCCGGGTGCTGGTGGTGTCATAAATCGGGAAATTCATAAGATAATGCAGTTCTTCTTCAGGGAAGCGCGCGATGAAGCTTGAAAGCTTCAGCACCAGGGCCTCGGAAATCTTATCGATCAGGATCACGCCTTTATGAGGAATAGCCTGGGACTTCAAGGCCGAAA is from Bdellovibrio bacteriovorus str. Tiberius and encodes:
- a CDS encoding UbiA family prenyltransferase produces the protein MAKWWILVKERFSPASYVPMIFLFSWANGLYLTKTLEQDWNWSRFAVVFVLLLSFFFRMRLFDEIKDYEVDLKVNPTRPLARGVLSVAQVKKALLVLIVLELVIAGSLGLSPFLVHAIAIGYSLMMYEEFFIGDLLRPHLTTYAVSHTFVSALLGLSAGIAMTGMELTELKTEHGLFFLMNWFFFNLFEFARKTFAPEEERDHVPSYSNIFGCTGAWALSISQAVLGVALIYFLHPNLWPPIALTVYVAVSLAYLLRKSRKTAAFFRNISGVYLLVHYIILICILGV
- a CDS encoding phosphoenolpyruvate synthase; translated protein: MLVTPKSTLFFAKNEAGGKGFNLYLMSQAGLPVPEWVVFGKRYFHEFLQSADVKARLEGILDRLLRQELTPALAEKEVLNLFESTPLPATVESSLEEALQSLGSDKVFSVRSSAADEDSLSHSFAGQLSSYLYVSGKSDILKYIRQCWASAFSERGLVYRLENKIDLKKISVSVVLQRMIDPDKSGVLFTCDPVAKKTDTFVVSSVYGVGEGLVSGALDADSFWLDAKSGKMLREELVEKKEMMKKSASGHCEMKPVSADKVNTASLSSEEMNGLYRLGQKIQEQYHRPQDIEWAVEGGKIYILQTRPVTSLDQDLIGYPNLWDNSNIIESYGGLTSPLSFSFALRNYKAVYVQFCEVLGVPNDIIKDMDSYLSYMLGSLDGRVYYNLFNWYKLVGVLPGFKQNREFMETMMGVSEALSDEIANRIKPHPSWDTPVGRLRKAITGFNFIKYHFTIQTVVDDFLTTFHKDYDRFRAMPLKRMRGDQLIRVYMDVERNMLGRWKAPIINDFLCMVHFGLLRKLTTTWLKELDSTIQNDLLAGEGGLESAEPTKALLRLAAKANQNEGLRKLIEETDPKEGLEALNQSPYTEFYKLVLDYLDRFGFRCMSEMKLEEIDLLTDPSYLFVCLKNYLKAGQVEAHDDTHEKNLRQQAEAKVAGHLTGIKQKVYFWVLKHARKAVKNRENTRFARTRIYGIARTIFQTIGEDLASLGALENPRDIFWLTIEEVFGIYNGTLPSFDLKAFVELRKKDYARFTEETDPRVMTRGAVYWNNTFIKEEDLSQVSSESGDWDLKGLPCCPGVLEGVVKVIINPSDNLDLNGEILVTARTDPGWVPLYPAISGLLVERGSLLSHSAIVAREMGIPAIVSIPGLTKKLKTGMRVRIDAKAGTIKILSE
- a CDS encoding BtaA family protein, producing the protein MAKEYFSDLNYTLSNEDTRIEFDLLPEGANRVFSIAGSGARCLPLIAKNPKYLDVIDMSVSQLYLCELRLQAMKTLTYEEYLFLMGYRGALQGGHDEGDSREDLFKRLTLSAAATSYWQDRMEGWKPRGFILLGRWESHFQKLGYLFRDVLQCDFSKVFAAQTLSEQIELYEKHWPKIRWNSFIRVAASEFVFNKYLYKGHFSGRADHKTEQRAPWQFIMEEFDRIFRTQLVRKNYFMQILFLGRIAYEEGLPLEAHEHVVAAVKKSKTEVRYLHGNLLEELPKHAYDFISLSDTISYLEQRDANQILQRLNTDSKAGTQMVIRSFMRAPTAIDLKGWEELGDKNVWAQHKDGTGVYQFHIFRKVGG
- a CDS encoding outer membrane lipoprotein-sorting protein, with the protein product MKTLLAISSLLFSLHALAENPAEWVKKADNIRNPAESYEMKIKVETSENTSVFQVYLKGQDKTLIVTKEPARDKGRNMLMLDRDFNAYVPNLKRSMRLSLAQKLSGQVANGDISRTRWYGDYDVTKESENANEVQLLLKGNKDNLTYAWVRLWLKKGSFAPLRAEYLGLNGKTVLKRAAFEDYKSISGAVRPTTLKIEDTNKQISYIRILSMDKKDFSDSFFTVRNMESMK
- a CDS encoding dehydrogenase; protein product: MKRTYRIAEISFGRPHWDAAYEFDFAGDHYEVQRFSANFSVDAVVRLIETLRNQVDAFALTSLPPVIKLDQKSYVHRQYLEIMATPSPVPLCDGTGLREIANINSLVKHIESGIIQPERGTFFPTAVLCTELEEYIRHRYRKSVYIGDAYSLLGLPWMIQPFPGLMTLSKLALNVANIKDMKRNTPLAQTKMQKISRSSLAAQVENVQYVFCDLPMLLLFDQATDFVRGKDLVIWSSHPAMEEEAKKYSPRSIINLFPENYRVHPYMNYSVLDAMLRLSHKRTAALSIEEWEQLITEDVEIRQVARKYVMTRNSSTQTKISQGFNAVRNKVFSQPEPDFAFVIHALSHNDFMHVPGLGVLKHMPKTWNDPFDRMAAKAPPFVYGHIKHIISENNGKEINGIIYALPATPKVLKNSDPEVIYRKIESICYDAANRGAKMIGLGAYTKIVGDQGITINQNSPIPVTTGNSLSASATLWALADVVQKMRLLKQDPNTGYVDGMAMVIGATGSIGKVSAKLLSMIFKRLCLVAPRLNRLEELRQEIQQMSPNCEVIITTDANDLAADADVLVTATSAFDHKIVDVMRLKPGAVVCDCSRPLDFDIEDAKQRPDVLIIESGEVVLPGPVEIDFDMGLPGNTVYACLAETALLTLEGQYEPFTMGRDIEWHKVKQIYQMAKRHGVKLAAIQGHTGIITDKEIELTRELALSKRKK